One window of the Triticum dicoccoides isolate Atlit2015 ecotype Zavitan chromosome 3B, WEW_v2.0, whole genome shotgun sequence genome contains the following:
- the LOC119275763 gene encoding protein YeeZ-like isoform X2 encodes MVPGMAPKPAAPMPAQPKKPQHMLVLGTGFVGRYVSERLLSQGWRVSGTCTSAAKKTELELLGMTASVFDATTSNLTDLHALQDATHLLISIPPIPGLLSSHADLQTTLTSGNLQWLCYLSSTSVYGDCGGAWVDEDHVVNPKSESSKLRYAAEQGWLDLVDELDLSAYILRLGGIYGPGRSALDTIAKRKSSSRRQKLRESKQYTARIHVADIYQAILASMSIKSTRKIYNVVDDDPAPRSEVFAFAQSLIEKRYPDLAADSAGSNSQNRIIAAEKRVSNGRLKLELGVRLAHPSYRSGLQSILDSWLEGNQ; translated from the exons ATGGTGCCAGGAATGGCGCCCAAGCCGGCGGCGCCGATGCCCGCGCAGCCGAAGAAGCCTCAGCACATGCTCGTGCTCGGCACCGGCTTCGTCGGCCGCTACGTCTCGGAGCGCCTCCTGTCACAGGGATG GCGGGTGTCCGGGACGTGCACCAGTGCCGCCAAGAAGACGGAGCTCGAGTTGCTGGGCATGACTGCTTCCGTCTTCGATGCCACAACAAGCAA CCTCACAGATCTTCATGCTTTGCAAGATGCAACCCATTTGCTCATCTCCATTCCTCCCAtccctggg TTGCTTTCCTCACATGCTGACCTGCAAACAACACTGACTAGTGGTAATCTTCAATGGTTATGCTACCTAtcttcaacaa GTGTGTATGGTGATTGTGGTGGTGCATGGGTTGATGAGGA TCATGTAGTGAATCCAAAGAGCGAGTCTTCCAAGTTAAGATATGCCGCTGAACAAGGATGGTTGGATCTTGTCGACGAGCTGGATCTATCGGCTTATATACTTCGTTTGGGTGGGATATATGGGCCTGGAAGAAG TGCTTTGGACACCATAGCTAAGAGAAAATCTTCTTCGCGAAGACAGAAGTTGAGGGAGTCCAAACAGTACACGGCACGTATCCATGTGGCCGACATCTATCAGGCTATCCTGGCTAGCATGAGCATCAAATCTACAAG GAAGATATACAATGTGGTGGATGATGACCCTGCCCCGAGATCCGAGGTCTTTGCATTTGCTCAGAGCTTGATAGAGAAAAGATACCCTGATCTTGCAGCGGATTCTGCAGGATCAAACAGCCAGAACAGAATTATAGCTGCTGAAAAACGGGTATCTAATGGTCGGTTGAAACTGGAGCTGGGCGTTAGGCTTGCCCACCCATCTTATAGGTCAGGGCTGCAGAGTATTCTTGATTCCTGGCTCGAGGGAAATCAGTGA
- the LOC119275763 gene encoding protein YeeZ-like isoform X1 yields the protein MVPGMAPKPAAPMPAQPKKPQHMLVLGTGFVGRYVSERLLSQGWRVSGTCTSAAKKTELELLGMTASVFDATTSNLTDLHALQDATHLLISIPPIPGVGDPLLSSHADLQTTLTSGNLQWLCYLSSTSVYGDCGGAWVDEDHVVNPKSESSKLRYAAEQGWLDLVDELDLSAYILRLGGIYGPGRSALDTIAKRKSSSRRQKLRESKQYTARIHVADIYQAILASMSIKSTRKIYNVVDDDPAPRSEVFAFAQSLIEKRYPDLAADSAGSNSQNRIIAAEKRVSNGRLKLELGVRLAHPSYRSGLQSILDSWLEGNQ from the exons ATGGTGCCAGGAATGGCGCCCAAGCCGGCGGCGCCGATGCCCGCGCAGCCGAAGAAGCCTCAGCACATGCTCGTGCTCGGCACCGGCTTCGTCGGCCGCTACGTCTCGGAGCGCCTCCTGTCACAGGGATG GCGGGTGTCCGGGACGTGCACCAGTGCCGCCAAGAAGACGGAGCTCGAGTTGCTGGGCATGACTGCTTCCGTCTTCGATGCCACAACAAGCAA CCTCACAGATCTTCATGCTTTGCAAGATGCAACCCATTTGCTCATCTCCATTCCTCCCAtccctggggtgggtgatcct TTGCTTTCCTCACATGCTGACCTGCAAACAACACTGACTAGTGGTAATCTTCAATGGTTATGCTACCTAtcttcaacaa GTGTGTATGGTGATTGTGGTGGTGCATGGGTTGATGAGGA TCATGTAGTGAATCCAAAGAGCGAGTCTTCCAAGTTAAGATATGCCGCTGAACAAGGATGGTTGGATCTTGTCGACGAGCTGGATCTATCGGCTTATATACTTCGTTTGGGTGGGATATATGGGCCTGGAAGAAG TGCTTTGGACACCATAGCTAAGAGAAAATCTTCTTCGCGAAGACAGAAGTTGAGGGAGTCCAAACAGTACACGGCACGTATCCATGTGGCCGACATCTATCAGGCTATCCTGGCTAGCATGAGCATCAAATCTACAAG GAAGATATACAATGTGGTGGATGATGACCCTGCCCCGAGATCCGAGGTCTTTGCATTTGCTCAGAGCTTGATAGAGAAAAGATACCCTGATCTTGCAGCGGATTCTGCAGGATCAAACAGCCAGAACAGAATTATAGCTGCTGAAAAACGGGTATCTAATGGTCGGTTGAAACTGGAGCTGGGCGTTAGGCTTGCCCACCCATCTTATAGGTCAGGGCTGCAGAGTATTCTTGATTCCTGGCTCGAGGGAAATCAGTGA